In Paenibacillus sonchi, a single genomic region encodes these proteins:
- a CDS encoding response regulator transcription factor produces the protein MKQETILLVDDEKEIVNLLDIYFRNEGYRLLKAYDGMEALDYLREETVDLIIMDVMMPRMDGIAACMEIREEQNMPIIMLSAKNSDMDKILGLSIGADDYVGKPFNPLELVARAKSQLRRYHRFNKEAPVKPNENELVFEDLVIDIAKHEVSVDNRKVKLTPREFSILELLARHQGQVLSMEQIYTNVWSDPFLDGGNTVMVHIRNIREKIELDPKRPRYIQTVWGIGYKLDRPS, from the coding sequence ATGAAACAAGAAACAATCCTGCTGGTTGACGATGAGAAGGAGATTGTAAATCTGCTGGACATCTATTTCCGCAATGAGGGATACCGGCTGCTCAAGGCGTATGACGGGATGGAAGCGCTGGATTACTTGAGGGAAGAGACCGTCGATCTGATTATTATGGATGTAATGATGCCCCGGATGGACGGAATCGCGGCTTGTATGGAGATCCGTGAAGAACAAAACATGCCGATTATTATGCTCTCCGCCAAAAATTCGGATATGGACAAAATTCTCGGGCTGAGCATAGGGGCCGACGATTATGTAGGGAAGCCGTTTAATCCATTGGAGCTGGTGGCGCGGGCCAAATCCCAGCTGCGCCGCTACCATCGGTTCAATAAGGAGGCTCCGGTGAAACCTAACGAGAATGAACTGGTCTTCGAAGATTTGGTGATAGACATCGCGAAGCATGAGGTCAGTGTGGATAACCGCAAGGTGAAGCTGACCCCCCGGGAGTTTTCCATTCTGGAGCTGCTGGCCAGACATCAGGGGCAGGTACTCAGCATGGAGCAGATTTATACGAATGTCTGGAGTGATCCTTTTCTGGATGGCGGCAATACCGTGATGGTACATATCCGCAATATCCGCGAGAAAATAGAGCTTGACCCGAAGCGCCCCCGCTATATACAGACCGTGTGGGGAATCGGCTACAAATTGGACAGGCCGTCCTGA
- the pcrA gene encoding DNA helicase PcrA, whose protein sequence is MQLVNIQDAVSRLNPPQRQAVETTEGPLLIMAGAGSGKTRVLTHRIAWLIANRKAPPWAILAITFTNKAAREMQDRVSRLVGPEGRDIWVSTFHSMSVRILRKDIERIGFTSNFSILDSTDQLSVIRNCMKDLNIDTKKFEPKAVQAMISAAKNELITPAQYEQKIGDYLEGLVAKVYTMYQKRLKSNNSLDFDDLIMKTIELFKEVPEVLDFYQKKFKYIHVDEYQDTNRAQYMLCRMLADSHHRICVVGDSDQSIYRWRGADITNILNFEEDYPEAKTILLEQNYRSTSNILNAANGVIALNTGRKPKKLWTDSAEGAKIKVFRGDSEHDEGYFVTGEISKNVKQGQSYQNHAILYRTNAQSRVIEEILIKSDIPYQIVGGIKFYDRKEIKDLLAYLRLLSNPDDDISLTRIINVPKRGLGDTTVGKLAAAAASQGVSIFRALQTVDDLGFAGRTRNTLVEFYDMIEALHRMVEFLSVTELTEKILELSQYRLELQNENTLESRSRLENIDEFLSVTMEFEKNNEDKSLVSFLTDLALIADIDSVNDDEERSDAVVLMTMHSAKGLEFPTVFIIGMEEGVFPHSRAFQDNDELEEERRLAYVGITRAEKQLFLSCARMRTLFGRTTANPPSRFLEEIPEELKEDTGGAPDRFRRGAEVGGAYGGRGFGGGSRGNFGSRSSAAGNAPAGGGNAGFGGSTASAAAGAGRVTVATGGAQRAPGAAAPGDFKAGDKVSHGKWGTGTIVSVKGSGNDTELQIAFPAPVGVKRLLAGFAPITKVE, encoded by the coding sequence ATGCAACTTGTTAACATACAGGATGCCGTAAGCCGGCTTAATCCTCCACAGCGTCAGGCTGTAGAAACCACTGAAGGCCCTTTGCTCATTATGGCCGGAGCGGGCAGCGGCAAGACACGCGTGCTTACCCACCGCATTGCCTGGCTGATTGCGAACCGCAAAGCGCCGCCGTGGGCGATTCTGGCAATTACCTTCACCAACAAGGCTGCCAGGGAAATGCAGGACCGTGTCTCCAGGCTGGTAGGGCCGGAGGGGCGGGATATTTGGGTATCCACCTTCCACTCGATGAGTGTGCGGATTCTGCGCAAGGATATCGAGCGGATTGGCTTCACCTCCAACTTCTCTATCCTGGATTCCACGGACCAGTTGTCTGTTATCCGTAACTGCATGAAGGATCTGAACATCGATACGAAGAAGTTCGAACCCAAGGCTGTCCAGGCCATGATTAGTGCCGCGAAGAATGAACTGATCACACCTGCGCAATATGAGCAGAAAATCGGCGATTATCTGGAGGGCCTCGTGGCCAAAGTGTATACGATGTACCAGAAGCGGCTGAAGAGCAACAACTCGCTGGACTTTGATGATCTGATTATGAAGACGATCGAATTGTTCAAGGAAGTCCCGGAGGTGCTGGATTTCTACCAGAAGAAATTCAAATACATCCATGTCGATGAGTATCAGGATACGAACAGGGCGCAGTATATGCTCTGCCGGATGCTGGCGGACAGCCATCACCGCATTTGCGTGGTCGGCGACAGCGACCAGTCGATCTACCGCTGGCGCGGGGCGGATATCACGAACATTCTGAATTTCGAAGAGGATTATCCCGAAGCGAAGACGATTCTGCTGGAGCAGAACTACCGCTCAACCTCCAATATTCTGAATGCGGCCAACGGCGTGATCGCGCTGAACACCGGACGCAAGCCGAAGAAGCTGTGGACGGATTCAGCGGAAGGGGCGAAGATCAAGGTATTCCGCGGCGACTCTGAGCATGACGAGGGTTATTTTGTAACTGGAGAAATCAGCAAAAATGTGAAGCAAGGGCAGTCATACCAGAACCATGCCATCCTGTACCGTACCAACGCCCAGTCGCGTGTAATAGAAGAAATCCTGATCAAATCGGATATTCCTTACCAGATTGTCGGCGGGATCAAGTTCTATGACCGCAAAGAAATTAAGGATCTGCTGGCGTATCTGCGTCTTTTGTCTAATCCCGATGACGATATCAGCCTGACGCGGATTATCAACGTGCCCAAGCGGGGGCTGGGGGATACGACGGTGGGCAAGCTGGCTGCAGCCGCTGCTTCACAGGGGGTGTCTATCTTCCGGGCGCTGCAGACGGTGGATGATCTGGGTTTTGCGGGACGGACGCGCAATACACTCGTAGAGTTCTACGATATGATCGAGGCACTGCACCGGATGGTGGAATTCCTGTCCGTGACGGAGCTGACGGAGAAGATTCTGGAGCTGTCCCAGTACCGGCTGGAGCTGCAGAATGAGAATACCCTCGAATCCCGCTCCCGTCTTGAAAATATTGACGAATTCCTGTCGGTAACGATGGAATTTGAGAAAAACAATGAGGACAAGTCGCTGGTGTCCTTCCTGACCGATCTGGCGCTGATCGCAGACATCGACAGCGTGAACGATGATGAGGAGCGCAGCGATGCGGTGGTGCTGATGACCATGCACAGCGCCAAGGGGCTGGAGTTCCCGACCGTCTTCATTATCGGGATGGAGGAGGGCGTCTTCCCGCACAGCCGGGCCTTCCAGGACAATGATGAATTGGAAGAAGAGCGGCGGCTGGCGTATGTAGGGATCACCCGTGCGGAGAAGCAGCTGTTCCTCAGCTGTGCACGGATGCGCACGCTGTTCGGGCGGACGACGGCGAATCCGCCGTCGCGCTTCCTGGAGGAGATTCCGGAGGAGCTGAAGGAAGATACCGGCGGAGCCCCGGACCGCTTCCGCCGCGGCGCGGAGGTAGGCGGTGCCTATGGCGGCCGCGGCTTCGGCGGCGGCAGCCGGGGGAACTTCGGCAGCCGCAGCAGCGCTGCCGGGAATGCGCCGGCAGGCGGCGGGAACGCCGGCTTCGGCGGCAGCACAGCGTCCGCGGCGGCCGGCGCGGGCCGCGTGACCGTGGCCACCGGAGGCGCGCAGCGCGCTCCGGGAGCGGCGGCGCCGGGCGACTTCAAGGCCGGCGACAAGGTCTCCCACGGCAAATGGGGCACCGGCACCATTGTGTCCGTGAAGGGCAGCGGCAACGATACGGAGCTGCAGATTGCTTTTCCGGCGCCGGTGGGTGTGAAGCGGCTGCTGGCGGGCTTTGCGCCCATTACCAAAGTCGAATAA
- a CDS encoding MFS transporter: MNNKTISSTAPIIKEEQDQRHLQQATIYRILLAVSFVHLFNDSIQALIPAMFPILKDNMLLSYAQVGWIAFALNITSSVIQPVIGYAADRTPRPILLPLGMCCTFAGVFLLAFAGNYALVIFSVILVGFGSAAFHPEGMRVAHMAAGQRKGLSQSIFQVGGNAGQSLGPLLMKWVFIPFGQMGALGFTVIAAAGIAVQTYVAKWYRKMLNEGYTFRKKSAARTIDPARSKSILTATIILVFLVFVRSWYGASIGGYYAFYLMKNYGMTIDDAQIYIFMYLAAGAVGTFFGGPLADRFGRRNLILLSMVGTVPFALALPFVNQAFALVLLVISGFILLSSFSVTVIYAQMLYPGNIGTVSGLITGLAFGLGGIGSVVIGELIDRIGITTVFVACGFLPLLGLLALLLPGDKKLEEWAAE; this comes from the coding sequence ATGAATAATAAGACCATATCGTCCACAGCACCAATAATCAAGGAAGAGCAGGATCAGCGCCACCTGCAGCAGGCTACTATTTACCGTATTTTGCTCGCTGTCAGCTTTGTTCATTTATTTAATGATTCTATTCAAGCGCTGATCCCGGCCATGTTTCCTATCCTGAAGGACAATATGCTGCTTTCTTATGCTCAAGTGGGATGGATCGCTTTTGCCCTGAACATTACGTCCTCAGTGATTCAGCCTGTTATAGGCTATGCCGCTGACCGAACGCCACGGCCTATCCTGCTGCCGCTGGGAATGTGCTGCACTTTTGCCGGAGTGTTCCTGCTCGCTTTTGCCGGCAATTATGCGCTCGTGATCTTTTCAGTGATACTTGTCGGATTCGGGTCGGCTGCGTTCCATCCGGAAGGGATGCGCGTGGCTCATATGGCTGCGGGTCAGCGAAAGGGATTATCCCAATCCATCTTTCAGGTTGGCGGCAACGCCGGACAGTCCCTGGGTCCACTCTTGATGAAATGGGTATTCATCCCGTTTGGTCAGATGGGCGCGCTCGGTTTCACTGTCATTGCGGCAGCTGGCATCGCTGTTCAGACCTATGTGGCCAAATGGTACCGGAAAATGCTGAACGAAGGATATACCTTCCGTAAAAAATCTGCTGCACGAACGATTGATCCTGCACGCAGCAAAAGCATTTTGACCGCCACTATTATTCTGGTCTTCCTTGTATTTGTCCGTTCCTGGTACGGCGCCTCCATTGGTGGCTACTATGCCTTCTACTTAATGAAGAATTATGGGATGACCATTGATGATGCCCAGATCTACATTTTTATGTACCTGGCTGCCGGTGCGGTTGGCACATTCTTTGGCGGGCCGCTTGCGGACCGTTTTGGACGGCGGAACCTGATCCTGCTCTCGATGGTGGGAACAGTCCCCTTCGCATTGGCGCTTCCTTTTGTAAATCAGGCCTTTGCGCTTGTCCTGCTGGTTATCTCGGGTTTCATCCTGTTGTCCAGCTTCTCCGTGACGGTAATCTATGCACAGATGCTGTATCCGGGAAATATCGGCACGGTCTCCGGCCTGATTACCGGACTGGCTTTTGGACTCGGCGGTATCGGTTCTGTTGTCATTGGTGAGCTCATTGACCGGATTGGCATTACGACAGTATTCGTGGCCTGCGGATTCCTCCCGTTGCTTGGTCTGCTTGCCCTACTGCTCCCCGGAGACAAAAAGCTGGAAGAGTGGGCGGCTGAATAA
- a CDS encoding phosphatidylinositol-specific phospholipase C/glycerophosphodiester phosphodiesterase family protein, whose product MKNTKIISTVVMIFALISLLVITLDGRDKEPAAGFLSHRIVAHAMGGVNGHAYTNTLEAFVANYEQGTRVFEADLMLTSDGQLVARHEWSKNMSRLLGQQTVLPAAKQGTVLEYAQFMDSPILDIYSPLDIDKILDLMQAYPDAYIVTDTKEMNPERVTQQFRLLTEAAERRDPALLERVVPQIYNQDMLGVVNKVHVFPEVLYTLYQSQDSDEQVIDFAKESGVDITMPSDRATKSFVQKLKKAGVRVYVNTVNEENEIVELSRLGVDGFYTDFVSEDDLSTFKGLR is encoded by the coding sequence ATGAAAAACACAAAAATTATTTCTACAGTCGTCATGATTTTCGCTTTGATCTCTCTGCTGGTGATCACACTGGATGGCCGGGATAAAGAGCCGGCAGCCGGCTTTCTGTCCCACCGGATCGTTGCCCACGCTATGGGAGGCGTCAATGGGCATGCGTATACGAATACTCTGGAAGCTTTTGTGGCTAATTATGAGCAGGGAACCCGTGTGTTTGAGGCCGATTTAATGCTTACGAGCGATGGTCAGCTGGTTGCCCGCCACGAGTGGTCCAAAAATATGAGCAGGCTGCTGGGACAGCAAACGGTGCTGCCTGCCGCCAAGCAAGGCACTGTGCTGGAATATGCCCAGTTTATGGACAGTCCTATCCTGGATATCTATTCTCCGCTGGATATTGACAAAATCCTTGATCTCATGCAGGCATATCCGGATGCCTATATCGTTACAGATACGAAAGAGATGAACCCGGAACGGGTAACACAGCAGTTTAGGCTGCTGACCGAGGCTGCGGAGCGCCGTGATCCGGCTTTGCTGGAACGGGTGGTTCCGCAGATTTACAATCAGGACATGCTGGGTGTAGTCAATAAAGTCCATGTTTTTCCAGAAGTGCTGTATACCCTCTACCAATCGCAGGACAGCGATGAGCAGGTAATCGATTTTGCAAAAGAGAGCGGTGTGGATATCACCATGCCGTCCGACCGGGCCACCAAGAGCTTTGTGCAAAAGCTGAAAAAGGCCGGAGTCCGCGTCTATGTGAATACGGTTAATGAGGAGAATGAAATCGTGGAGCTCTCGCGCCTTGGTGTGGACGGCTTCTATACAGACTTTGTTTCTGAAGATGATCTAAGCACGTTCAAGGGGCTTCGTTAA
- a CDS encoding molybdopterin-dependent oxidoreductase, with amino-acid sequence MGKALAWIRKGYGKKLVSIHKWNAWLVLFLAVSGLLLVGGFWRELLGEGRVWLKWAHIGFGLVLLVPVIYYLLLAAKHWKRLKGKGPQKANVIFVLVLLAGWIVSGIVLWQFRLAGPRAANSALLIHDLLTWVGLPVMIYHSITRVKWLKEPKKRSIVPETALESKDKIIDGTQKPAAAQGPQPMYSRRGFIKVAVGAGLAVTLGPTFVRWISKSLQLPGAAEYAANNANNLLPDPVPLADSAPPVGGGAEGSFRVYTVTDIPAFDNSSWSFTIDGLVDQKFTWNWEEFVKLQREVQVSDFHCVTGWSVYKNTWEGLPLAKLLDMAGVREQAAMVKFYSGDGVYTDSLTLAQARMEDVMVAVMHDGKPIPNQLGGPVRLVTPQMYAYKSVKWLNRIELIDEDHVGYWEQRGYDKDAWLPNAKRV; translated from the coding sequence ATGGGGAAAGCTTTGGCGTGGATCCGCAAAGGCTACGGAAAAAAGCTGGTTTCCATTCACAAGTGGAATGCCTGGCTGGTATTGTTCCTGGCAGTAAGCGGATTGCTGCTGGTCGGAGGGTTCTGGCGGGAGCTGCTTGGCGAAGGAAGAGTGTGGCTGAAGTGGGCGCATATCGGATTTGGGCTGGTGCTGCTAGTACCGGTCATTTATTATTTACTCCTTGCCGCCAAACACTGGAAAAGACTGAAGGGCAAGGGCCCGCAGAAGGCCAATGTAATTTTTGTGCTGGTTCTGCTGGCCGGCTGGATCGTATCCGGGATTGTCCTCTGGCAGTTCAGACTTGCCGGTCCGAGGGCAGCCAATAGCGCTCTGCTCATTCACGACCTGCTCACCTGGGTTGGGCTTCCGGTTATGATCTATCATTCCATTACCAGGGTCAAATGGCTGAAGGAGCCCAAGAAACGCTCCATTGTGCCGGAAACGGCTTTGGAGAGCAAGGACAAGATTATAGACGGAACTCAAAAGCCTGCAGCAGCACAGGGGCCCCAGCCGATGTACTCACGCCGCGGGTTCATTAAAGTTGCTGTTGGCGCAGGGCTGGCCGTTACGCTTGGCCCAACTTTTGTGCGCTGGATCAGCAAATCCCTTCAGCTTCCGGGTGCTGCCGAGTATGCCGCGAACAATGCCAATAATCTGCTTCCGGATCCTGTACCGCTGGCTGATTCTGCCCCTCCCGTCGGAGGCGGAGCGGAAGGCAGCTTCCGGGTGTATACCGTTACGGATATCCCTGCGTTCGATAACAGCAGCTGGTCTTTTACCATCGATGGCCTGGTTGACCAAAAATTCACTTGGAATTGGGAGGAATTCGTCAAGCTGCAACGCGAGGTGCAGGTCAGCGATTTCCATTGTGTTACGGGCTGGTCGGTATATAAAAACACCTGGGAAGGGCTCCCCCTCGCAAAGCTGCTTGACATGGCCGGTGTACGTGAGCAAGCAGCGATGGTGAAGTTCTATTCCGGCGATGGAGTTTACACCGATTCGCTGACGCTGGCCCAGGCGCGGATGGAGGATGTAATGGTCGCCGTGATGCATGACGGCAAACCCATCCCGAACCAGCTTGGAGGCCCCGTACGCCTGGTGACCCCGCAAATGTATGCCTATAAATCAGTGAAGTGGCTTAACCGGATAGAGCTTATTGACGAGGACCACGTCGGCTACTGGGAACAACGCGGTTATGACAAGGATGCCTGGCTGCCGAATGCGAAGCGGGTATAG
- a CDS encoding sensor histidine kinase, with protein sequence MNAKYVTTIRWKFIWAFILSVVSGAILLIGGYRLVNSLVYLNPSPPSAAYSQLLRWVINHIGSVPVMTAAGILSFLFFFFIYTRKIVLYLEEITRGIQQITKLGESHRIEVRTADELGLLAENINIMSERLQHSLLEERKTVAAKNELITGVSHDLRTPLTSVLGYLEYIEQDRCREETELRYYVNIAYQKALVLQKLIDDLFEYTRVSSGGLPLVPERLDLKAFMRQLAEEAVPELARAGMTYELVDETDSLWIQAAPYELLRAYENLITNAIRYGREGKRLEIGLSREGDEAVVRISNFGERIAESDLPHIFERFYRAERSRSQYTGGSGLGLAIAKGIVERHKGAISAASDMYRTDFITRYPLA encoded by the coding sequence GTGAATGCCAAATATGTAACTACAATCCGCTGGAAATTCATATGGGCGTTTATACTTAGCGTAGTCTCGGGAGCAATTCTGCTAATCGGAGGGTACCGTCTGGTGAATTCCCTCGTCTATTTGAATCCTTCTCCGCCGTCAGCGGCGTATTCACAGCTCCTGAGATGGGTTATTAATCATATTGGCTCAGTTCCGGTAATGACTGCTGCCGGTATTCTGAGCTTTCTGTTTTTCTTTTTTATCTATACGCGGAAAATAGTTCTGTATCTGGAGGAGATCACACGCGGCATTCAGCAAATTACGAAGCTGGGAGAGTCGCACCGGATTGAGGTCCGGACTGCGGATGAGCTGGGTCTGCTGGCGGAGAACATCAATATCATGTCTGAACGGCTCCAGCATTCCCTCCTGGAAGAACGCAAGACAGTCGCTGCCAAAAATGAGCTGATTACAGGCGTATCCCACGATTTGCGCACCCCGCTGACATCCGTTCTTGGCTATCTTGAATATATTGAGCAGGACCGCTGCCGGGAAGAGACGGAACTGCGCTATTACGTGAATATTGCCTACCAAAAAGCATTGGTTCTGCAAAAACTCATTGATGATCTGTTCGAGTATACCCGTGTCAGCAGCGGAGGGCTCCCGCTTGTGCCGGAACGTCTGGATTTGAAGGCCTTTATGCGCCAGTTGGCGGAAGAAGCGGTTCCGGAGCTGGCCCGGGCAGGCATGACCTACGAACTGGTGGATGAGACCGATTCGCTATGGATTCAGGCCGCTCCTTATGAACTGCTGCGGGCGTACGAAAATCTGATTACCAATGCGATAAGGTATGGACGGGAGGGCAAGAGGCTGGAGATCGGACTGTCCCGTGAAGGCGATGAAGCTGTGGTGCGGATCAGCAACTTTGGTGAACGGATTGCGGAAAGCGATCTTCCGCATATTTTTGAACGCTTTTACCGGGCTGAACGCTCCCGTTCACAATATACGGGCGGCTCCGGGCTGGGCCTGGCTATTGCCAAGGGGATCGTCGAACGCCATAAGGGGGCCATCTCAGCCGCAAGCGACATGTACCGGACAGATTTTATTACACGTTACCCGCTCGCCTAA
- a CDS encoding transglycosylase domain-containing protein gives MAIINHNTGDVVALTGGRHPSIGGINRAIIDARQPGSAFKPIIDYGPALETGRFAPDSILPDRKERYGDYSPDNLNGIYRGQVNMALALQQSINAPAVWLLKQVGIANARSFAAKLGVTLPPEDNNLSIALGGLHTGVSPLKMAQAYSVFASGGAFRQAHTVRSITDAEGKTLYTYTSAQRQVISQRTAASMTAMLRNVVNNGTGSKARMNVPVAGKTGTTQAGLPGVTGKANRDLWFVGYTPDLTAAVWMGFDRTDKDNYMTAGSGKAAGLFSAVMNKVYASTR, from the coding sequence ATGGCTATAATCAATCATAACACTGGTGATGTTGTGGCGTTGACTGGCGGGCGCCATCCAAGTATAGGCGGTATTAACCGGGCTATTATCGATGCGCGCCAGCCTGGTTCAGCCTTTAAGCCGATAATCGATTACGGACCCGCGCTGGAAACCGGACGTTTTGCACCGGATAGTATTCTTCCCGACCGGAAGGAGAGGTACGGGGATTATAGTCCCGATAATCTGAATGGTATCTACCGGGGACAAGTCAATATGGCACTGGCGCTGCAGCAGTCCATTAATGCTCCGGCCGTTTGGCTGCTGAAGCAGGTGGGAATTGCAAACGCCCGTTCTTTCGCGGCCAAGCTTGGAGTAACGCTGCCGCCGGAAGACAACAATCTGTCAATTGCCCTTGGCGGATTGCATACCGGAGTGTCTCCGCTCAAGATGGCGCAGGCTTACAGTGTGTTCGCGAGTGGAGGAGCCTTCCGCCAAGCCCATACTGTAAGAAGCATTACAGATGCAGAAGGGAAAACATTGTACACGTATACTTCTGCACAGCGCCAGGTCATCTCGCAGAGAACCGCAGCAAGTATGACTGCTATGCTTCGTAACGTCGTCAACAACGGGACGGGATCAAAGGCCCGCATGAACGTTCCGGTAGCCGGGAAAACCGGCACGACCCAGGCCGGCCTGCCGGGTGTCACCGGCAAGGCCAACCGCGACCTCTGGTTCGTCGGTTATACCCCGGACTTAACAGCAGCTGTATGGATGGGATTCGACCGTACAGATAAGGATAACTACATGACCGCCGGCAGTGGAAAGGCGGCCGGATTATTTTCTGCTGTGATGAACAAAGTGTATGCGAGCACAAGGTGA
- a CDS encoding heptaprenylglyceryl phosphate synthase: protein MRQKIQPWRHVFKLDPDRELGDRELEAVCLSGTDAILVGGSTGVTYENTVALLARLRQYELPCALEISDLEAVVPGFDLYMIPMVLNSPDTDWILGHHRRAIERYGSLIPWEQLLTEGYIVLNGDSSVARLTGADSSLSGEGAAAYAQIADKLMSLPVVYLEYSGVFGDMDTVRTVRETVEHSQLFYGGGITGVAEAGQAAALCDTVVVGNVIYQNLQQALLTVQAVKQTPQIEF from the coding sequence ATGCGGCAAAAGATACAGCCATGGAGGCATGTATTTAAGCTGGACCCGGACCGTGAGCTGGGGGACCGTGAGCTGGAGGCGGTCTGCCTGTCGGGGACGGATGCGATACTGGTCGGAGGCTCCACCGGAGTAACCTATGAAAATACGGTTGCTTTGTTAGCCAGATTGCGTCAGTATGAGCTGCCCTGTGCCCTGGAAATCTCGGATTTAGAGGCGGTAGTGCCGGGTTTTGATCTGTATATGATTCCAATGGTGCTGAACAGCCCGGATACCGACTGGATATTGGGCCATCACCGCCGGGCGATTGAACGCTACGGAAGTCTGATTCCGTGGGAGCAGCTGCTAACCGAAGGCTACATCGTACTGAACGGCGATTCTTCCGTAGCCCGCCTAACAGGAGCTGACAGCTCGCTGAGCGGGGAAGGGGCAGCGGCTTACGCACAAATTGCGGACAAGCTGATGAGTCTGCCGGTGGTTTATCTGGAGTATAGCGGTGTATTCGGCGACATGGATACGGTGCGCACAGTAAGAGAGACTGTGGAGCATAGCCAGCTTTTTTATGGCGGGGGGATTACAGGCGTGGCTGAAGCCGGGCAGGCTGCTGCGCTGTGTGATACTGTAGTGGTCGGCAATGTGATCTACCAGAATTTGCAGCAGGCGCTGCTTACCGTACAGGCGGTGAAGCAGACACCACAGATTGAATTTTAA
- a CDS encoding transglycosylase domain-containing protein → MSRPDARVVHKLQHVFYTAFDLAVVSAILLLVILVYVHQYGGTVLDRYPEKLKLPQSSVILASDGTVLRRIPLPESGYRVTARLEEMPELLIETFLAVEDQRFYSHQGLDYPGILRAALHNTVQLSASEGGSSITQQLARNLYLNRDKNMLRKLKEASLALALEKRLSKQEILQLYLNQIYMGHGQYGVKSAAEYYFGITQLKELEIWQIAALAAIPKGPSVYNPEAEGERSKGRRDLVLRMMQQRGLITHAEMAAAMSKEFRPVERAKAERIGDSYMDAALKEASRLTGQPLEELRTGGYTIVTGMNPGAQQALEETFGNPEFFPRTVQRSKWRLLWL, encoded by the coding sequence ATGAGCAGGCCGGATGCCAGAGTCGTACACAAGCTGCAGCATGTCTTTTATACTGCTTTTGACCTTGCGGTAGTCTCTGCCATACTGCTGCTGGTTATACTGGTTTATGTCCATCAATACGGAGGTACTGTACTTGACCGTTATCCCGAAAAGCTGAAGCTTCCGCAATCCAGTGTAATTCTTGCCTCGGATGGGACGGTACTGCGCCGAATCCCGCTTCCCGAATCAGGCTACAGAGTAACGGCCCGGCTGGAAGAGATGCCGGAATTGCTGATCGAGACCTTTTTAGCCGTCGAGGACCAGCGGTTTTACAGCCATCAGGGACTGGATTACCCGGGAATCCTTCGTGCTGCGTTGCACAACACGGTGCAGCTCAGCGCCTCAGAGGGAGGCAGCAGCATCACCCAGCAGCTTGCCCGTAATCTTTATCTGAACAGGGATAAAAATATGCTGCGCAAGCTGAAGGAGGCCTCCCTCGCACTGGCCTTGGAGAAGCGGCTATCAAAACAGGAGATTTTGCAGCTGTATCTCAATCAAATCTACATGGGCCACGGCCAATATGGGGTAAAATCAGCAGCGGAATATTATTTCGGTATAACTCAATTGAAAGAATTGGAGATCTGGCAAATTGCTGCGCTGGCGGCTATTCCCAAAGGGCCCTCTGTATACAACCCTGAGGCGGAGGGGGAGCGGTCTAAGGGAAGGAGAGACCTTGTACTGCGGATGATGCAGCAGCGGGGATTGATTACCCATGCGGAAATGGCTGCTGCGATGAGCAAGGAGTTTCGACCTGTAGAGAGGGCTAAGGCGGAGAGGATAGGCGATTCTTATATGGATGCGGCACTTAAGGAAGCTTCCCGGCTCACCGGACAGCCGCTAGAGGAATTGCGGACAGGAGGCTACACGATAGTGACCGGAATGAATCCCGGTGCCCAGCAGGCGCTGGAAGAGACTTTCGGTAATCCTGAATTCTTCCCCCGGACGGTACAACGCAGCAAGTGGAGGCTGCTATGGCTATAA